The proteins below are encoded in one region of Acidobacteriota bacterium:
- a CDS encoding SIS domain-containing protein — protein sequence MLEGVFEAEHRAVAENGRALEAALETLRGPLLRAAGLFRETLADGGKILAFGNGGSAADAQHFAAELSGRYLKERPGLAALALTTDTSALTAIGNDFGFDRVFARQVEALARPGDAVLAISTSGNSPNVVLGLREARARGGRTVALLGRDGGAAAAEAEVALVYGVEATPRIQEGHAVLIHLLCALIEA from the coding sequence CTGCTGGAAGGGGTCTTCGAAGCGGAGCACCGCGCCGTGGCCGAGAACGGGCGCGCCCTGGAGGCGGCCCTGGAGACCTTGCGCGGCCCGCTCCTGAGGGCCGCGGGCCTTTTCCGAGAGACGCTGGCGGACGGGGGAAAGATCCTCGCCTTTGGAAACGGGGGGAGCGCCGCCGACGCCCAACACTTCGCCGCCGAGCTGTCCGGGCGCTACCTCAAGGAGCGGCCCGGCCTGGCCGCCCTGGCCCTCACCACCGACACGTCGGCCCTCACGGCCATCGGGAACGACTTCGGCTTCGACCGGGTCTTCGCCCGCCAGGTGGAGGCCCTCGCCCGCCCCGGGGACGCGGTCCTGGCCATCTCCACCTCCGGGAACTCGCCCAATGTGGTGCTGGGGCTCCGCGAAGCGCGGGCCCGCGGAGGCCGGACCGTGGCCCTCCTCGGGCGCGACGGGGGGGCCGCGGCCGCCGAGGCGGAAGTGGCCCTCGTCTACGGCGTGGAGGCCACCCCCCGCATCCAGGAAGGCCACGCCGTCCTCATCCATCTCCTCTGCGCCCTCATCGAGGCGTAG
- the secD gene encoding protein translocase subunit SecD → MKDTIKWRVLLVLAVLALSVFFYFKNGLKQGLDLRGGVHLVLLMDTDVSVYNKVQTDLRNAEEALKSKNIPYGRLYTTNDKINAMLVEGTDPNLGLALREMTDRDLSAYEFKALGAGRFELTMRGAFEQDLRDKAIQQSVEVIRNRIDKYGVSEPAIHRQGLGTNKIVVQLPGVEDSTEIKALIGKAAQLEWHIAVEPKQGAPTRDAILKQYGGTLPPDVAIYPGSREKFGAELYFALQTVAPVTGADIQEVRVEGNEFGQPVVGFQLSATAGERFRELTRKYIHEPLAIVLDGNVISAPTINAEIGDRGIIEGNFTSREAQELVFQLKSGALPAIPRFAEERSVGPSLGLDSIRKGTISGLVGLAAVLLFMVAYYRLSGLNANFCLLLNFVVLMGFMSTFGLTLTVPGIAGIILMLGMAIDANVLIFERIKDELLEKKTVAAAIQNGFGKAFITIFDSNVTTLISALFLLQFGTGPVRGFAVTLAVGLLVSMFTAIFGSRLIYDIVMTVRTRGGQRVTDLSIGPLSSFRGTKIPFMKYKVLLLTISLAIIAAGVFSLVTRGLNWGIDFRGGQEMQVRFTSAPDARKIEDTLKGSVGKAAITVVRFGQPEDNEVLIRMDARDEKGQLLDEQAIAARSQEILKAIRTPEVLAALAAGKLDLNTANTKAIEELILRGLQTGAISGTAEAARSVAQGIQDFKKENGGILSSIQALKAAPGMTDAMYRYLEGQSVAGSFAIQRIDTVGPTAGRELKSKAFQAVLGSLVGILLYAWFRFQFRFSVGAILSLVHDSLMAVGFLSLFQVEVNLPTIAALLTLLGYSINDTIVVFDRIREHMRLTKKQEDDELFDKAINETLSRTMITSVLTFFVVLAMLIYGGDVLFSFSFVMTVGIVVGTYSSIFVASPYVLYWNKLGLNKYFQKKKNGRR, encoded by the coding sequence ATGAAAGACACCATCAAGTGGCGCGTGCTCCTGGTCCTGGCCGTCCTGGCCCTGAGCGTCTTTTTCTATTTCAAGAACGGCCTCAAGCAGGGCCTCGACCTGAGAGGCGGCGTCCACCTCGTCCTCCTGATGGACACGGACGTGTCGGTCTACAACAAGGTCCAGACCGACCTCCGCAACGCCGAGGAGGCCCTCAAGTCCAAGAACATCCCCTACGGCCGCCTCTACACCACCAACGACAAGATCAACGCCATGCTGGTGGAGGGCACGGATCCGAACCTCGGCCTGGCGCTGAGGGAGATGACGGACCGGGACCTCAGCGCCTACGAGTTCAAGGCCCTCGGCGCGGGCCGCTTCGAGCTGACCATGCGTGGGGCCTTCGAGCAGGACCTGCGCGACAAGGCCATCCAGCAGTCCGTCGAGGTGATCCGGAACCGTATCGACAAGTACGGCGTCTCGGAGCCGGCCATTCACCGGCAGGGCCTGGGCACCAACAAGATCGTGGTGCAGCTTCCCGGCGTGGAGGACTCCACCGAGATCAAGGCCCTCATCGGCAAGGCCGCCCAGCTCGAGTGGCACATCGCCGTGGAGCCCAAACAGGGCGCACCGACGCGGGACGCGATCCTCAAGCAGTACGGCGGGACCCTTCCCCCCGACGTGGCCATCTATCCGGGCAGCCGCGAGAAGTTCGGCGCCGAGCTCTATTTCGCCCTCCAGACCGTGGCGCCCGTCACCGGCGCCGACATCCAGGAGGTGCGGGTGGAGGGCAACGAGTTCGGCCAGCCCGTGGTGGGCTTCCAGCTCAGTGCCACGGCGGGCGAGCGCTTCCGCGAGCTCACCCGGAAGTACATCCACGAACCCCTGGCCATCGTCCTCGACGGGAACGTGATTTCGGCCCCCACGATCAACGCCGAGATCGGCGACCGCGGGATCATCGAGGGCAACTTCACCTCCCGCGAGGCCCAGGAGCTGGTCTTCCAGCTCAAGTCCGGCGCCCTCCCCGCCATCCCCCGCTTCGCCGAGGAGCGCAGCGTGGGACCGAGCCTCGGCCTCGACTCCATCCGCAAGGGCACCATCTCGGGCCTCGTGGGCCTGGCGGCGGTTCTTCTGTTCATGGTGGCCTACTACCGCCTCTCGGGGCTCAACGCCAACTTCTGCCTCCTGCTGAACTTCGTGGTCCTCATGGGCTTCATGTCCACCTTCGGCCTGACCCTTACGGTGCCGGGCATCGCGGGCATCATTCTCATGCTGGGCATGGCCATCGACGCCAACGTCCTCATCTTCGAGCGCATCAAGGACGAACTCCTCGAGAAGAAGACCGTGGCCGCGGCCATCCAGAACGGATTCGGCAAGGCCTTCATCACCATCTTCGACTCCAACGTGACCACGCTCATCTCGGCCCTCTTCCTCCTCCAGTTCGGGACGGGGCCCGTGCGCGGCTTCGCCGTCACGCTCGCGGTGGGTCTTCTCGTCTCCATGTTCACGGCCATCTTCGGCTCCCGTCTCATCTACGACATCGTGATGACCGTGCGGACCCGCGGAGGCCAGCGGGTGACGGACCTCTCCATCGGTCCGCTCTCCTCCTTCCGCGGAACCAAGATCCCCTTCATGAAGTACAAGGTCCTCCTCCTCACCATCTCGCTGGCGATCATCGCGGCGGGCGTTTTCAGCCTCGTCACGCGGGGCCTCAACTGGGGCATCGACTTCCGGGGCGGCCAGGAGATGCAGGTCCGCTTCACGTCGGCCCCCGACGCCCGCAAGATCGAGGACACCCTCAAGGGGAGCGTGGGGAAGGCCGCCATCACCGTGGTCCGCTTCGGCCAGCCCGAGGACAACGAGGTCCTCATCCGGATGGACGCGCGCGACGAGAAGGGCCAGCTCCTCGACGAGCAAGCCATCGCCGCCCGCAGCCAGGAGATCCTCAAGGCCATTCGAACGCCGGAGGTGCTCGCCGCCCTGGCCGCCGGGAAGCTGGACCTGAACACGGCCAACACGAAGGCCATCGAGGAGCTGATCCTCAGGGGCCTCCAGACGGGCGCCATCTCGGGCACCGCCGAGGCGGCCCGGTCCGTGGCCCAGGGCATCCAGGACTTCAAGAAGGAGAACGGGGGCATCCTGTCTTCCATCCAGGCCCTCAAGGCCGCCCCCGGGATGACCGACGCCATGTACCGCTACCTGGAAGGCCAGAGCGTGGCCGGCTCCTTCGCCATCCAGCGTATCGACACGGTGGGACCCACGGCGGGCCGTGAGCTCAAGAGCAAGGCCTTCCAGGCGGTCTTGGGGTCCCTGGTGGGGATTCTGCTCTACGCGTGGTTCCGCTTCCAGTTCCGCTTCAGCGTGGGGGCCATCCTTTCGCTGGTCCACGATTCGCTCATGGCCGTGGGCTTCCTCTCCCTCTTCCAGGTGGAGGTGAACCTGCCGACCATCGCCGCCCTGCTGACCCTCTTGGGCTATTCCATCAACGACACGATCGTCGTCTTCGACCGGATCCGAGAGCACATGAGACTGACGAAGAAGCAGGAGGACGATGAACTCTTCGACAAGGCCATCAACGAGACCTTGAGCCGGACCATGATCACCTCCGTCCTGACCTTCTTCGTCGTCCTGGCCATGCTCATCTACGGAGGCGACGTCCTCTTCTCCTTCTCCTTCGTGATGACGGTGGGCATCGTCGTGGGGACCTACTCCTCCATCTTCGTCGCCAGCCCCTACGTCCTCTACTGGAACAAGCTCGGCCTCAACAAGTACTTCCAGAAGAAGAAGAACGGCCGGCGCTAG
- the yajC gene encoding preprotein translocase subunit YajC, protein MSALLLMAQPGGAANQNPLTAFIPIVLIIVVFYFLLIRPQQKRAKQQKAMLDSLKAGDSVVTIGGLRGTVAAVDNDTVVIRAADNVKLTFNKSAVAGVVKSE, encoded by the coding sequence ATGTCGGCACTGCTGCTCATGGCCCAGCCCGGGGGCGCGGCGAATCAGAACCCACTCACCGCCTTCATCCCCATCGTCCTGATCATCGTCGTGTTCTACTTCCTGCTTATCCGGCCACAGCAGAAGCGGGCCAAGCAGCAGAAGGCCATGCTGGACAGCCTCAAGGCCGGGGATTCGGTGGTGACCATCGGCGGGCTCCGGGGCACGGTGGCGGCCGTGGACAACGACACGGTGGTCATACGGGCCGCCGACAACGTGAAGCTCACCTTCAACAAGTCCGCCGTGGCGGGCGTGGTCAAGAGCGAGTGA
- a CDS encoding class II fructose-bisphosphate aldolase: MIFENSMALEGRLKGILDPAPGNRAVVRDAAAFRGPLTDELVENAVFADRPDVRGWARFFLKQAADALGIRLASIHDLYAAVGRGEAGGFTVPAMNLRGLTYDTARAFFRAAKRTGCGAYLFEIARTEMVYTSQRPHEYVAVCLGAALREGFTGPVFVQGDHFQAKAQGYFADPDKELSGLRDLIEEALSAGFYNIDIDSSTLVVLEREGLAAQQRDNAAVCAELTQFIREKEPPGVRVSVGGEIGEVGGHNSTVEEFLAFMEAYTGLLGGVEPIKKISVQTGTSHGGVVLPDGSIAKVKLDFDVLRAISEAARTRYGMGGTVQHGASTLPDDLFHKFPENGAVEVHLATGFQNLVYDHPALPADFKARVYAHLDKACAGERKAGETDEQFYYKTRKKGFGGPLKREWWGLPAGIREELGAALEEKFAFLIAQLGAAGTAEAVGRFVKPAAPAPDLEAEIEAAGRTPVEKQDTNPRAD, translated from the coding sequence ATGATTTTCGAAAACAGCATGGCCCTGGAGGGACGCCTCAAGGGAATCCTGGATCCGGCCCCCGGCAACCGCGCCGTGGTGCGCGACGCCGCGGCCTTTCGAGGCCCCCTGACGGACGAGCTCGTGGAGAACGCCGTCTTCGCGGACCGTCCCGACGTGCGCGGATGGGCCCGCTTCTTTCTCAAGCAGGCCGCCGACGCGCTGGGCATCCGCCTGGCCTCCATCCACGACCTCTACGCCGCCGTGGGGCGCGGCGAGGCGGGGGGCTTCACCGTCCCCGCCATGAACCTGCGGGGCCTGACCTACGACACGGCCCGGGCCTTCTTCCGGGCCGCCAAGCGGACGGGGTGCGGGGCCTACCTCTTCGAGATCGCCCGAACGGAGATGGTCTACACCAGCCAGCGCCCGCACGAGTACGTCGCCGTCTGCCTCGGGGCGGCCCTGCGGGAGGGCTTCACGGGCCCCGTCTTCGTCCAGGGGGACCACTTCCAGGCCAAGGCCCAGGGGTACTTCGCCGACCCCGACAAGGAGCTGTCGGGCCTGCGGGACCTCATCGAGGAGGCTCTTTCGGCGGGCTTCTACAACATCGACATCGACTCCTCCACCCTGGTGGTCCTCGAGCGGGAGGGCCTGGCGGCCCAACAGAGGGACAACGCCGCCGTCTGCGCCGAACTGACCCAGTTCATCCGCGAGAAGGAGCCGCCCGGGGTGCGCGTGAGCGTGGGGGGGGAGATCGGCGAGGTGGGGGGCCACAACAGCACGGTGGAGGAGTTCCTGGCCTTCATGGAGGCCTACACGGGGCTCCTCGGGGGCGTGGAGCCCATCAAGAAGATCTCGGTCCAGACGGGGACGAGCCACGGGGGGGTGGTGCTCCCCGACGGCTCCATCGCCAAGGTGAAGCTGGACTTCGACGTGCTGAGAGCCATCAGCGAAGCCGCGCGAACCCGGTACGGCATGGGCGGGACCGTTCAGCACGGCGCCTCCACCCTCCCCGACGACCTCTTCCACAAATTCCCCGAGAACGGGGCCGTGGAGGTGCATCTGGCCACGGGATTCCAGAACCTCGTCTACGACCATCCGGCCCTGCCAGCGGATTTCAAGGCCCGGGTGTACGCCCACCTCGACAAGGCTTGCGCCGGCGAGCGGAAGGCCGGCGAGACGGACGAGCAGTTCTATTACAAGACCCGCAAGAAGGGTTTCGGCGGCCCCCTCAAGCGCGAATGGTGGGGCCTGCCGGCGGGGATTCGGGAGGAGCTGGGCGCGGCCCTCGAGGAGAAGTTCGCCTTTCTCATCGCCCAGCTGGGCGCGGCGGGGACCGCCGAGGCCGTCGGCCGGTTCGTGAAGCCGGCGGCGCCGGCGCCCGACCTCGAGGCGGAGATCGAGGCCGCGGGCCGCACCCCGGTGGAAAAACAGGACACGAACCCTCGGGCAGACTGA
- a CDS encoding SDR family oxidoreductase produces MDGKVALVTGGSRGIGAAIVRSLAKSGFTVAVNCLKNEEMARQVLAEAGGRGGVYLADARDHAQVEAMVRRVEADLGPVAAAVHNANVSFPMGPYWEQPWDAVSAKLLGEMGAFHALVRAVLPGMVARKWGRVVAVSSSLSRFASEGFGAHASAKSALDGACRVLAREAGPAGVTVNVVAPGLVDTDATAHMPAETKGFIASLTPLRRVAVPGDVGGVVAFLCTEEAGWITGQYLPLNGGMSTV; encoded by the coding sequence ATGGACGGCAAGGTGGCCTTGGTCACGGGCGGGAGCCGCGGCATCGGCGCGGCCATCGTCCGGTCGCTGGCAAAATCCGGCTTCACCGTGGCGGTGAACTGCCTGAAGAACGAGGAGATGGCGCGCCAGGTCCTGGCCGAGGCCGGGGGCCGGGGCGGAGTGTACCTTGCCGACGCGCGGGACCATGCTCAAGTGGAGGCCATGGTGCGGAGGGTGGAGGCGGACCTGGGCCCCGTGGCGGCGGCGGTCCACAACGCCAACGTCTCCTTCCCCATGGGCCCCTACTGGGAGCAGCCCTGGGACGCCGTCTCGGCCAAACTGCTCGGCGAGATGGGAGCCTTCCACGCCCTCGTCCGCGCCGTTCTGCCCGGCATGGTGGCGCGCAAATGGGGCCGCGTCGTGGCCGTCTCCTCCTCCCTCTCGCGCTTCGCCAGCGAGGGCTTCGGCGCCCACGCCTCGGCCAAGTCGGCCCTGGACGGCGCCTGCCGCGTGCTGGCCCGGGAGGCGGGCCCCGCGGGCGTGACGGTGAACGTGGTGGCGCCGGGCCTCGTGGACACCGACGCCACGGCCCACATGCCCGCCGAGACCAAGGGCTTCATCGCCTCCCTGACGCCCCTGCGGCGGGTGGCGGTCCCCGGGGACGTGGGCGGGGTGGTGGCCTTCCTCTGCACCGAGGAGGCCGGATGGATCACGGGCCAGTACCTGCCGCTCAACGGCGGCATGAGCACCGTTTGA